In the genome of Bacteroidales bacterium, the window CCGTACTTAAATTTATTCCAATATTTTAAAATTATATTTTTCATTAATAACTTCTATATTTTTTTCGCCAAAATAATATAAGTATTAGTCCAAAAAGCATACCGCCTAAGTGAGCAAAATGAGCAACATTGTCGCCGGGTTGATTCATAATACCACTATAAAGTTCAAAAAATCCATACAAAATAACGAAGTATTTTGCCTTTATTGGAACAAAAAAATAAAGATATATAAGTGCATTGGGAAAAATCATACCAAAAGCAAGTAATAAACCAAAAACAGCACCCGACGCTCCAACTGTAGGAATATTGATTTGGGTTAAATACTGATAATCTAAAAATTTGAATGAATCACTCACAAAACTTGGGTCATTTCTTAATAAAGACCAAGAACTAATGAAATCGTTAAGTTGTAGTTGATATTCTGGAAAATAGTTAACAATTAAATAAGCGAAAGATTCAGGAGAAGGACTATTTTTGTAAGCAATTATAGCTTGTTCTAAACCGTAAAATCGAAACCAACTAATCAATAAGTGTAAAGCTGCCGCTCCTAAACCTGTAAAAAAGTAATAGTATGCAAAACGCTTACTCCCCCATATGTTTTCAATAGCTGAGCCAAACATCCACAAAGCAAACATATTAGAAAAAATATGCATAAAATTTCCGTGCATGAACATATGGCTGATTAACTGATACCATTGAAAGTTTTCTGATTTAAAATAGTATAAACCTAGATAATGAGTTAAATCTAAGTCGAATTTACTTTGAAACAAATAGGTAGCTAAAAACATTAAGCCGTTGATAATAAGTATGTTTTTTACAACGGGTGGCATCAATCTAAATCGAGTAGGAGAATAATAATTCATTTGAATTTAATTAAATAATTGATCAATTTCTTCATTTAAAATAGTAACAAATATTTTTTTGCCATCTGGAGTATATTGCGGCTGAGAGCAACTGAAAAGGCTGTCAAAAAGATTTTGACGCTCATTCTCGCTTAATATTTGTCCTTTTTTTATAGCCGATGATTTGGCAAGTTTTAATAGCATATCACTGATATTTATTTCATCTGGATTTTTTTCAAGTTCATTAAATTGATGAATAAAATCGTATAAACTGCTAATAATATTAAAGTTACTCCAATAAGATGGAATTCCTTCTATATTGAACACACCATTTGTTAAAAGTGTTATCTGAAAACCTAAACGTTTAAGATGAGGAATTATATATTTAAAATACTCAGCTTCATGAGCAGGTAGTTCTAATGTTTCTGGAAAAATTAGTTTTTCAGTATAAAGTTCATCTTTTTGATATTTACTTTCAAGTAGTTCGTATAATACTCTAACGTGTGCACGATATTGGTCAATGAGCATTAAGCCCGATTTAATGTTTACTAATAAGTATTGATTTTTTATCTGTAAAATATTTTCATTTGAAGCATCAGAAATTGAATTTTGTATGATATCTAATTTTTCTTGTCTCTCAGTTGTTGGTTGTCCTTCAAAAAGTTTTTGCCAATCGGATGCATTAGTTTTCTTATTTTTAGTATCAAAGGGATTATAGTTTGGGTTTATGTGAATTTTTGGTGCAGTAAGTGGTTGATTTTTTGAAATGTTTGGCAACTGAATGCTACTTTCGTTTTCAAAATCGATGTTCGGAAGAATATTGGTTTTTCCTAGTGTTTGTCGAACTGCTGCTTCAAGAATTTGAGCAATTGCACGTTCATCCTCGAACTTAATTTCTGTTTTAGTTGGATGAATATTTACATCGATGGTGTTAGGGTTGCAATTAAAAAATATAAAATACGAGGGCATGGTTTCGGGCAAAAGCAACTTTTCATATGCATTAAGTATTACTCTATATAAAAATGGGTGTCGCATATAACGGTTATTGACAAAGAAAAACTGTAAGCTATTTTTTTTCTTCGCAAATTCGGGCTTGCCAATAAAACCATGAATAGAAATAATAGAGGTGTCAACTGATATATCAAGTAATTCGTTCGATAAATTTTTTCCAAATAAATGAATTATTCTTTGTTTAAGGCTACTAGGTTGAAGATTGTATATTTCGGTATCATTGTGGCTTAAATAAAACGCGATAGATGGATGTGCCATAGCAATACGATGAAATTCATCTAATATATGTTTAAATTCTATGGCATCCGATTTTAAAAAACGACGACGAGCAGGAATATTAAAAAATAAGTTTTTTATGGTAAAAATGCTGCCTTGTTGACAAATAATAGGTTCTTGTTTTATTAATTTACTTCCATGAATTTCAATCTTTGTGCCTATTTCTGATCCTTCTTTACGGGTTTGTAGTTCAACTTGAGCAACCGACGAAATGGCTGCAAGTGCTTCTCCTCTAAAACCAAAAGTAGAGATGGCAAATAAGTCGTGTGCTTCTGTTATTTTTGAAGTTGCATGACGTTCAAAAGCTAGACGCGCATCTACTTCAGACATACCCATACCATCGTCTATTATGCTAATAGAAGTCTTTCCGCCATCTTTAATGTTTACTCTAATGTTTTTAGCAAATGCATCAATAGCGTTCTCCATTAGCTCCTTTACTACAGAAGCTGGACGCTGAACCACTTCACCAGCAGCAATCTGATTGGCTACTGCATCGGGTAGTATATGAATTACTTGGTCAATCATTATGAGTAAAGAAAATAAATAGCTAAAAATGTTAACGCTATAATAATAGCTATAAGACGTATGTTCGATTTTGTGGTTTCCTTGCGTTCTTTTCTATCTTTTCTAAAGCTAATTTTACGTTCTGTTTCAATATTCTGGGAAGTTTGCTGCTTTCTTTTTTCAAATTCTTCTTTTTCGGGGTCGTAAAAAACTGGTTTATAATTATATGATCTTGCCTGTGGCAATTTAAAAAAGCTTATTCCAAACATAAAATATTTTTGTACAAAGGTAATAGCAAATTTACAAAAAAACGAAGTGTCTTTTTGTAAAGGATGAAAAGAAATAAAAAATTATTTATAGTAGCAAATATAAGCAGTGTCGCGTAGTATTTCTACATTAAATTTAATATTTGCTGGAACTATAAAATATTGACCTTTACAATAGGTTTTCTTTTCTTGCCCAGGTATAGAAACTAGCATTTCACCTTCGATAATTTCCATTTTTTCTTCTGATGATGTGCCAAATTCATAGTTGCCAGGGAGCATTACACCTACAGTAGCTTTACCTTCATGAGTAATAATGGCCATCGATTTTACATTACCATTGAAATATTCGTTTATTTTAATCATATTTTTTTTTACAAAAAAAGCAATAAAATTGAACCCTATCCATGAGTTTTATCACTTTATTTCAATAAAAACAAATTTTGTATATTGCTATTTTCGTTTTGCGTAAATTTTAACGTAACTTAGCAGGCTAAATTTTAAATTTATGTGGCAACTTATTGCTTCTGTTATTTTGCGTAAAAAATGGTACGTGCTTTCAACGGTCGCGGGACTTATTTTGATAATGTTATTTTTTTCAAAGAATGTACAAATGTCATACGAGTTGGCTCAAATGTTGCCAAAGTCTGATTCTACATTTAAGCAATATCTTGATTTTAAAGAGAAATTTGGCGAAGATGGAACTGTAATGGTAATTGGAGTTACTGATACGAACTTTTTTACACTTAGTCATTTTCAAGATTGGTACGATATTAATCAAAAAATTAAACAATTAAGTGGAGTAGAAGAAGTTGTTTCGCCTACTCGCATTATTAATTTAACAAAAAATGATAGTATTAAAAAGTTCTCGTTTATTAAAGTAGTTGCTAAACGACCCGAGAGTCAGCAAGAAGTAGATAGTATTAAAAGAGAACTTCAAAAAATTAATTTTTATAAAGGATTGATATACAACTTAGATAAACATTTATATTTAATGGCTATAACCATAAATAAAAAACGTATTAGCGATAAAAGCCGTGTTTTTTTAGTTGACTCTATTGATAATTATGTCAAACAATACACACAAAAATATAGAGTTGAAACACATATTTCTGGATTGCCATATATACGTACAGCTCAAACCGAAAAAATAAAGAATGAATTATTTCTTTTTATAATATTATCCATCATTGTTGCATTTTTTGTACTTATTGGATTATTCCGTTCCTTTCGTTCGGTAATGGCTTCGCTTATTGTGGTAGGTATTAGTGTCGTTTTTACAATAGGTCTCATGGGTATTTTTGGCTTCAAAATTACTATCTTAACAGGCATTGTTCCTTCTTTATTGATTATTATAGGTATAGAAAATTGTATTTTCTTATTAAATAGATATTTAAGTGAATATGATAGCCATAAAAACAAAGTTAAAGCATTAGCCCGAATTATTCAGCGAATAGGCACGGCTACTTTTTTAACAAATTTAACTACTGCTGTTGGTTTTGCAACCTTTATTTTATCTTCTTCACAAATTCTTAAAGAGTTCGGAATAGTTGCTTCTATTAATATAATGATTGAATTTTTATTATCTATAACATTAATTCCAATTATTCTTAGTTTTTTACCTGAACCTAAAGAAAGACATACGAAGCATTTAAAGAGTCATAAAACGAATTTTATATTAAATGCTATCGAAATTATAATAGTAAAATACAAAAAATGGGTATTTGCTTTTTTTGTTGCTTTATTAATTATGGGTATATGGGGTATGACATTAATGCATACTTCCGGAAAAATGGTCGATGATTTAAAAAAATCCGATCCAATTTTACAAGATTTGTCTTATTTTGAAGCTAATATAGGGGGCATAATGCCATTCGAAATTTCTATTGATACAAAAAAGAAAAATGGTGTCATGCAGCTTAAAAATATTAAGAAAATGAATTTATTGCAAGAGCATATTGCTCAAAATTACTCAATTTTTTCTAAACCTATTTCCATTGTTGAATTGGTTAAATTTGCAAAACAGGCTTATTATAATGGAAATCCCGAAAAATATACAATGCCTAAAGACGATGAAGCTACTTTTATTTTGTCCTATATTCCAGGTAAAGAAGATGTTAACGATTCTATAGCTCAGAAAAATCCATTACACGCTTTTGTCGACTCAGCAAAAAAAATTACACGCATTAGTTATCAAATGAAAGATATCGGTTTAAAAGAAATGAATAATTTAAAAACTGAATTATCTTCTTATATCGATTCGCTCTTTCCAAAAGAAAAATATAATGTTGTTTTAACAGGTAATTCGGTTGTATATACCAAAGGGACTGAATATTTAATCGTAAATTTATTGCAAAGTGTATTTTTAGCTATTTTTATTATTAGTTTAATAATGGGAATGTTATTTACTTCAATAAGAATGATAGCGATTACTGTATTACCTAATCTTATCTCTTTAATAGTAGTTGCAGGTTTGATGGGATATTTTAATATTCCTATTAAACCTTCTACAATCATTGTTTTTAGTATTGCATTAGGTATTGCAGTAGATAATGCTATACATTTTTTAACTCGCTATCGATTCGAATTAAGAACTCATAACTACGATGTTAAACTAGCAGTATTAAATTCCTTACATGGCAACGGAATTAGTATGCTTTCGTCTTTATTGGTTCTTGTGCTCGGTTTTAGCATTTTTATTTTTTCCGATTTTGGTGGTACACAAGCAATGGGAATACTGGTAACTTTAACTTTATTATTTTCGATGTTTTGTAATATTATTTTGCTTCCTACATTAATATATTCTTTTTCAGATTCTTTATCTAAGAAATCGATTGATAAACCCTTACTCGAAATGTTTGATGAACCTGAAATAGAAACAGATATGGATGATGAAAATGAAGTTAATAACAATTCTAATTTATGAAATAGCCATGAGAACAAATTCACACAAACCGAAAATGAAATTTACACACAAACAAACATCACTATTTGTTCGAATGGCGTATTCCATGTAACCTTAGTATATAATTTAAAAAATAATTACACATGAAAAAAATATTAGTAACAGGCGGAGCAGGTTTTATTGGTAGTCGTTTGTGCGAAAAATTGCTTGAATCAAATGAAATATTTGTTGTTGCTGTTGATAATTTATTAACAGGACATATAAAAAAATTACCAGCTTCACATCCAAATTTCCGTTTTATTAGAGCCGATGTTAATAATAGAGGCGAAATAGCCGAGATAATGATGTCTTGGAAATTTGATTTTGTATTTCATTATGCTGCTGTTGTAGGTGTTAAGCGAACTATAGAAAATCCACTTCTTGTTTTAAGAGATATTGACGGTATTCGAAATATACTCGAACTAAGTAAAAACACCGGTGTTCAGCGTGTGTATTACAGTTCTTCATCCGAAATATATGGCGAGCCTGTTGAGTTCCCACAAAACGAAGACACAACGCCCCTTAACTCTCGCTTACCATATGCTATTGTAAAGAATGTTGGGGAGGCTTATTTACGTTCTTATCAAAGAGAATTTGGACTTGATTATACTATTTTTCGTTTTTTTAATACTTATGGACCTAAACAAAGCCGAAATTTTGTGATTTCAAAGTTTATAGCTAGTGCACTAAAAAACGAAGATATAACAATTTATGGCGATGGCTTACAAACGAGAACATTTTGCTATATCGACGACAATGTAGATGCATGCATTCAAGCTTTTAATTATAACTATTATGTTAACGATGTAGTAAATATTGGAGGTGACATTGAGACAACGATTCTCGATTTAGCTAAGCTCATAATTCGTATTACGGGATCATCATCGAAAATAGTATTCTTGCCACCACTTAAAGAAGGCGATATGCGAGGACGACGTCCCGATATTACGAAAATGCAAATATTAATCAGCAAGCCTTTAATCTCCCTTGAAGAAGGATTGAAAAAAATCTTAAACGAAGGTTTATTCGAATTAAAATATTCAGACCAAAATGATGACCATATCTGCCATTCAAACTAAAATAAATGAGGCTATTAGATTATTAAAATACCCTGAAAAGCCTGCAGAATTATATTATCCAATTGTTTATATCCTCGAAGATGGCGGTAAGCGATTACGCCCGACATTGCTTTTGTTAGCTTATAACCTTTATAGTGATGATATTGAAAAGGCATTAAAACCTTCTATTGGACTAGAAGTCTTTCATAATTTTACCTTGCTACACGATGATATAATGGATAAAGCCGACACCCGTCGAAATAGACCAACTGTACATAAAAAATGGAACGAAAATGTAGCTATACTTTCTGGCGATGCTATGATGATACATTCATTTCAATATTTTTACAACTTACCTGACGATGTATTTAAACCAGCATTAGAATTATTTACAAAAACTGCACTCGAAGTATGCGAAGGTCAACAATTCGATATGAATTTTGAAACCCAAGAAAATGTATCAATTAAAGACTATATGGAAATGATTCGCCTAAAAACGGCTGTTTTAATAGCAGCCTCATTAAAGTTAGGAGGCATCATTGCACACGCCCCAGAAAAAGACCTCGATTTACTCTACAAAGCAGGTATAAGTTTGGGTCTTGCTTTTCAGTTACAAGATGATTACCTCGATGTATATGGCGATACATCAGTCTTTGGTAAAAACATTGGTGGAGATATAGAGGCAAATAAAAAAACATTTTTAATGCTTACTGCTTTCGAAAAAGCAAATAGTCAACAATTAAATCAATTAAAATTTTATTTCAATGCTGAAATGAGCAGACAACAGAAAGTAGAGTCAATAACTTCTATATACAATCAAATAGGTGTTCCATTTATTACTCAACAAAAAGTACAAGAGCTTACTAACGAAGCTTTAAATTTAATAAACCAATTAACTGTAAAAGAAAAAACATCCGAACTTAAGCTTTTAATTACTAGCCTTATTGCTAGAAATAAATAAAAATCATTATTTTTTTAGAAAATATGATAAAAGTCATTGTATGATGTTTTAAACATTAATATATTTGAGTATTAAAATACTTAAATAATGATAATATGAAACGTAAAGTAATTCAGATAGTTGAAGAAAAATGCACCGGTTGTGGTGAATGTGTTTCGGGATGTGCCGAGGGTGCTTTGCAAATTATTGATGGCAAGGCTCGTTTAATTAGCGATGTGTTATGCGATGGCTTGGGAGCTTGTATAGGAACTTGCCCCGAAGGAGCCATTGAAATAATAGAGCGCGAAGCCGAACCTTACGACGAATCGAAGGTTATGGATAATATGGTGAGCTTTGGTAAAAACACTGTAGTGGCTCATATGAAACATCTAAAAGAGCATGATTTGCACGATTATCTTAAGCAAGCTGTTGCTTATTTAATGGAACACAAGCAAGAACTAGCATTTAATGCAGAAGACGTAATACGTGAGGTTCATTTTTATAGTCCGCATGGTAGTCATGGATGCCCTGGTTCAAAGACGATGCAATTTAAGCAAACAGTAAAAAACGCTACTAATGATACCGACCAACCTTCTGAATTGCGACATTGGCCTGTGCAGATGCATTTAGTTAGCCCTATTGCCCCTTACTTCCAAAATGCCGATGTGCTTTTAGCTGCCGATTGTGTTGCATTTTCAATGGGAAATTTTCATTCAAAATATTTGAAAAACAGAAGCCTCGCAGTTGCTTGTCCAAAACTCGATTCAAACCAAGATGTTTATGTCGATAAGCTTGTAAGAATGATAAACGAAGCTAAAATCAACACACTTACAGTTATGATAATGGAAGTTCCATGTTGCGGCGGATTGCTCCGATTGGTACAAATGGCTATGCAACAAGCTGAGCGGATTGTACCTGTTAAAATGATAAAAGTAAGTCTTCAGGGCGATGTTTTAGAAGAAAAATGGATAAACTTTAATTAAAAATATGTATAACTTAAAAATCAAAGAATTATGAGTATGTTTTGTTATCAATGTCAGGAAGCAGCCAAAGGAATTGGTTGTACTGTAAACGGCGTTTGTGGTAAAAGCGACGATTTAGCTCAAATGATGGATGTGCTTATGTACACATGTAAGGGCTTATCGGTATATACTACAGAACTAAAAAAGCACGGGATTGAAACACCCGAAATGGATCATTTTATTATGACCAGTTTGTTTAAAACAATTACCAATGCTAACTTCGATAAACAGTCTATTGTTGCTTCCATTATGGAAGGCTTAGCATTAAAACGTAAAGCTCGAACATTATTATCATCAAATGGAGTAAAGCTTGATGAAACTACTTTGCCCGAAGCAGCTTCGTGGGATGCTTTTACCGAGCAGGAAATTGAGCGTAAAGCTCCTCATGTAGGTGTATTAGCTACCGAAAACGAAGATGTACGCTCTTTGCGTGAGCTATTAACTTATGGTATAAAAGGTATGGCAGCGTATGCTGAACATGCCTATAACTTGGGTTATGAAGATAAGGAAATATATGCTTTTATGCAGAAAGCATTGGTAAGTACATTAAACGATCAACTATCGGCAGATGAATTGGTTGCATTAGTGATGGAAACAGGCAAATTTGGAGTAACAGCTATGGCATTGCTCGATAAAGCCAATACTACGCGCTATGGCAATCCTGAAATTACTAAAGTTAACTTAGGCGTGCGGAACAATCCTGGTATATTAATCTCAGGTCACGATTTACGCGATATGGAAGATTTGCTCAAACAAACAGAAGGAACCGGAGTAGATGTTTATACACATAGCGAAATGTTACCAGCCAATTATTATCCTGAATTTAAAAAATATAAACATTTTGTGGGTAATTATGGTAGTTCGTGGTGGCATCAACGCGAAGAGTTTGAAAAGTTCAATGGTCCTATTCTTTTTACTACTAATTGTATTGTACCACCTTTAGCTAATGCTAGTTATAAAGATCGTATTTATACAACTGGGGCAGCAGGTTTAGCAGGCGCAAAACATATTGGTGATAGACCCGAAGGTGGAATGAAAGATTTTTCGGAGATTATTGAGCATGCAAAACGCTGCAAACCACCTGTTGAACTTGAAAAAGGTGAAATTATTGGTGGTTTTGCCCATGCACAGGTTTTTGCTTTAGCCGACAAGGTTGTTGAAGCTGTAAAATCGGGTGCTATTAAGAAATTCTTTGTTATGGCTGGATGCGATGGACGCATGAAAGATAGAAATTATTATACCGAGTTTGCTCAAAAACTTCCTAAAGATACTGTAATTCTAACGGCTGGTTGCGCAAAATATCGATATAACAAACTTCCATTAGGTGATATTAATGGCATTCCACGTGTTCTTGATGCAGGACAATGCAACGATTCGTATTCATTAGCTGTTATTGCCCTTAAACTGAAAGAAATCTTCCAGTTGAATGATATCAACGATTTGCCTATTGCATATAATATTGCATGGTATGAACAAAAGGCTGTAATTGTATTGTTGGCATTGTTGTATCTTGGTGTAAAGAAAATTCATCTTGGTCCCACTTTACCTGCATTCCTTTCGCCAAATGTTGCAAAAGTATTGGTAGATAATTTTGGTATCGGTGGAATTACCAATGTTGATGACGATATGAAGATGTTTTTAAATTAATTATTTTTGGCTGCCTCAAAAGGGCAGCCTTTTTTTAAATGTAAATAATATGGAAAATTTTTTTAATCATTCAACCTCTTATTCGCTCATAAATAGCATTGAATATGCCGATGGAGCCATTGTAAGTAAAATTGTAAAAAAGAACGACGCCGGTAATATAACGCTTTTTGCATTTGATAAGGGGCAATTATTGAGCGAACATACGGCTCCTTTTGATGCAATGGTAAATATTATTGAAGGAGTTGGACTTATAAGTATTAACAAAGTAGAATATGAGCTAAAAGCAGGCGACTTTATCATTATGCCGGCTAATATTCCTCATGCTGTTGTAGCAAAAGATAGGTTTAAAATGTTGTTAATTATGCTTAAAAATTAAAAACAATGGAAATAATTGCACCTCAAGAAGGTAACGAACTTCCATTAAATTTTTTAGCAATAAAACGTTTGGAAAGGTCTGACTTAGAGATTGTAGAGATTGTATTAAACGAGAATCAGGTAATTGACTTGCATCGCTTATCGTGCAAAGTGATTTTTTATGTAAAAAATGGCGAAGGAATATTTTTATCTGAAAATGCACAAAAAAAGGTTGATAAAGGGACTATTATTGTTGTAGAACCAGATGAGCTTAGGGGATGGGCATGCGAACAAGGAAAGAATATAGAATTGTTGGTTGTAAAGGTTATGAGATTGGGGCTTTAATGTAACAATTACTCAATTTTTTCTTGTAATTCTAACCATCTAAGTTCCAAAAAATCAATTTCTTCGTTTATTTTGTATAATTTAATAGCGAATTCATTTCTAGCTTGATTATTTGTTTGCGGATCAATGAGTAGTGATTCTACATGTTGTTTTTCTTTTTGTAAATACTCTATTTCTGATTCAATTTGCTCAAGTTCTTTTTGTTCTTTATAACTTAGTTTTTTGATAGATGATTTTGGCTTATTTGTTGTGTGAGTTATTTCTTTTTTGTTGTTTGAGGCAGGTGTTTTTAGATGTATTTCTTTTTTTCTGCGTTCGTTAAGATATTGAGTATAGTTGCCAGGATAGTCTTTTATTATTCCGTTACCTTCGAAAGCAAAAATATGCTCAGTAACTTTATCTAAAAAATATCGATCGTGAGAAACAGCAACCACACAACCATTAAATTGTAATAAATACTCTTCGAGAACATTTAAAGTTAGAATATCGAGGTCGTTTGTAGGTTCATCTAAAAACAGTACATTGGGGTTTTTCATTAGTACTGTAACCAACTGAAGTCTGCGTTTTTCTCCACCGCTTAGTTTTTCAACGAGTGTATATTGCATATTAGGTGGAAAAAGAAAGTAGGTTAGTAATTGACTAGCGGATATATGGCTTCCGTCTGTGGTTGTAATATATTCGGCAATATCTTTTACTACATCTATAACTCTTTTGTCGGCTGGATATTGAATGTTTTCTTGTGTAAAATATCCTAGTACAACCGTTTCGCCATATTCAAAGTGTCCATTATCGGGCTTTATTTGTTGGGCTAGCAATTGTAAAAAGGTTGTTTTTCCACATCCATTAGGTCCTACAATACCGATACGTTCATTCTGGTAAAATTTATATGAAAAGTCTTTTAAAATTATTTTATCACCAAACGATTTAGAAAGGTAATTAATTTCGAGTATTTTTTTTCCTAATCGACGTGTGGCTGTTTTAATTTCAATTTTTTGTTCAATAATTTGCTTATGTGCTTTTTCACTAATTTCATCAAAAGCATTGATCCTATATTTTGATTTGTGGGTTCGTGCTTTGGGCATACGGCGAATCCAATCGAGTTCTTTACGATAAAGATTTTTAGCTTTTTCTATTTCGCTTTGAGCTTGTTGTATGCGTTCGTTACGACGTTGTAAAAAATAAGAATAATTTCCTTCGTATGTGTACAATTGTTTTTGGTCGAGTTCAATAATTTGTGTACATACTTGTTCTAAAAAATAACGATCGTGTGTTACTAAAAAAAGTGTTTCAATTTGATTGTCGAGATATTCTTCTAACCATTCAATCATATCAACATCTAAATGGTTAGTTGGCTCATCTAAAATGAGAATATCGGGTTTGCTTAACAATGTGCGTGCAAGTGCTAATCGTTTTTTTTGTCCACCCGAAAGAGTTTCTATTTTTGTTTGAGCTTCGGGAAGTTCGAGTTTTGAAATAAACTCGTGAATTTGTGATTCGTAGTTCCAGACATTAAGACTATCCATAAGAGCAAGTGCTTCGTTTATTTTCTTTTCGTCGTTTGTTTGTATGGCTAATTGATATTTTTCTTGAGCTTCAACTATTTTTTTATTAGCTTTATGTAGAGTATCAAAAACAGTTTTTTCAATAAATTCTGGGTTTTGAGGAAGGTATCCAATTTGGATGTCTTTTCTTAGGGTAATGGAGCCATTATCTGGACTGTCGATGCCATTTAAAATATTTAGTAAAGTAGTTTTACCTGTTCCATTTTTTGCTATGAGTGCTATTTTATCGCCTTTATGAATGCTAAATGAAATGTTTTCAAATAGCACTATGTCTCCAAAACTTTTTGTTATGTTTTCTGCTTGTAAGAGGACCATAATGAGTTAAAATGGATGTTGAATATTGTATTTTTCTGAAATTTTAATTAAGTCGGTTTGCACTTCTGGTTTTATTATAATACCATTTTGTAAATGATATTGTGTTTTTTCGTATTCAGGCTCTCCAGGAATAAGAACGTGTGAATGGTTTGCATAGGGTTGTGCATTTTTAAATGTAGTAATCCAATCGTCCATTGATTCGAGGAATTCGTTTGCAGGTCTGAATGCATCAATTCTAAAAGCGCCGAAGAAGTGCCCCAATCCTTTTCCTGGCTGGTATTTAGGTAGTTGTAAATATCCAACTTGAGGTGGAACAAAAGGACCAAAGTTAGCTCCCCCAAGTACTGATGAAAAAATATCGATTATTGCACTCATGCAATATCCTTTATGGCTTCCGTGTTCAAAATCGCCTCCCAATGGTACAATGGCTCCGCCTTGTTTTAATATTTGAGGCAGATTGGAGGGATTGCCTTCTTTATCTTGAACAAAACCGTAATCGATGGTTTTGCCTTCTTTTTCGAGTAATGCGAGTTTGCCTCTGGCAATAGGGCTTGTAGCAAAATCAGCAACAAAAGGTGGATAAGATTTTGCAGGAATAGCCACCGCTAGCGGATTGGTACCTAACATACGAGAAATGCTCCATGTAGGTGCTACTAACGGGTTGGCGTTTGTACCCGAAATTCCAATCATGTTTTGTTGGGTTGCCATTAACGCATAATATCCGGCAATGCCATAGTGGTTTGAATTAATTACGCTTGCCCAAGCAGTTCCAGTTTCATGAGCTTTTTCAATAACTAATTTCATCGCTTTTTTAGCAGCAATCATTCCAAAGCCATTATCGGCATCAAT includes:
- a CDS encoding MMPL family transporter, with the protein product MWQLIASVILRKKWYVLSTVAGLILIMLFFSKNVQMSYELAQMLPKSDSTFKQYLDFKEKFGEDGTVMVIGVTDTNFFTLSHFQDWYDINQKIKQLSGVEEVVSPTRIINLTKNDSIKKFSFIKVVAKRPESQQEVDSIKRELQKINFYKGLIYNLDKHLYLMAITINKKRISDKSRVFLVDSIDNYVKQYTQKYRVETHISGLPYIRTAQTEKIKNELFLFIILSIIVAFFVLIGLFRSFRSVMASLIVVGISVVFTIGLMGIFGFKITILTGIVPSLLIIIGIENCIFLLNRYLSEYDSHKNKVKALARIIQRIGTATFLTNLTTAVGFATFILSSSQILKEFGIVASINIMIEFLLSITLIPIILSFLPEPKERHTKHLKSHKTNFILNAIEIIIVKYKKWVFAFFVALLIMGIWGMTLMHTSGKMVDDLKKSDPILQDLSYFEANIGGIMPFEISIDTKKKNGVMQLKNIKKMNLLQEHIAQNYSIFSKPISIVELVKFAKQAYYNGNPEKYTMPKDDEATFILSYIPGKEDVNDSIAQKNPLHAFVDSAKKITRISYQMKDIGLKEMNNLKTELSSYIDSLFPKEKYNVVLTGNSVVYTKGTEYLIVNLLQSVFLAIFIISLIMGMLFTSIRMIAITVLPNLISLIVVAGLMGYFNIPIKPSTIIVFSIALGIAVDNAIHFLTRYRFELRTHNYDVKLAVLNSLHGNGISMLSSLLVLVLGFSIFIFSDFGGTQAMGILVTLTLLFSMFCNIILLPTLIYSFSDSLSKKSIDKPLLEMFDEPEIETDMDDENEVNNNSNL
- the mutL gene encoding DNA mismatch repair endonuclease MutL, whose product is MDQVIHILPDAVANQIAAGEVVQRPASVVKELMENAIDAFAKNIRVNIKDGGKTSISIIDDGMGMSEVDARLAFERHATSKITEAHDLFAISTFGFRGEALAAISSVAQVELQTRKEGSEIGTKIEIHGSKLIKQEPIICQQGSIFTIKNLFFNIPARRRFLKSDAIEFKHILDEFHRIAMAHPSIAFYLSHNDTEIYNLQPSSLKQRIIHLFGKNLSNELLDISVDTSIISIHGFIGKPEFAKKKNSLQFFFVNNRYMRHPFLYRVILNAYEKLLLPETMPSYFIFFNCNPNTIDVNIHPTKTEIKFEDERAIAQILEAAVRQTLGKTNILPNIDFENESSIQLPNISKNQPLTAPKIHINPNYNPFDTKNKKTNASDWQKLFEGQPTTERQEKLDIIQNSISDASNENILQIKNQYLLVNIKSGLMLIDQYRAHVRVLYELLESKYQKDELYTEKLIFPETLELPAHEAEYFKYIIPHLKRLGFQITLLTNGVFNIEGIPSYWSNFNIISSLYDFIHQFNELEKNPDEINISDMLLKLAKSSAIKKGQILSENERQNLFDSLFSCSQPQYTPDGKKIFVTILNEEIDQLFN
- a CDS encoding pyrimidine/purine nucleoside phosphorylase yields the protein MIKINEYFNGNVKSMAIITHEGKATVGVMLPGNYEFGTSSEEKMEIIEGEMLVSIPGQEKKTYCKGQYFIVPANIKFNVEILRDTAYICYYK
- a CDS encoding rhomboid family intramembrane serine protease codes for the protein MNYYSPTRFRLMPPVVKNILIINGLMFLATYLFQSKFDLDLTHYLGLYYFKSENFQWYQLISHMFMHGNFMHIFSNMFALWMFGSAIENIWGSKRFAYYYFFTGLGAAALHLLISWFRFYGLEQAIIAYKNSPSPESFAYLIVNYFPEYQLQLNDFISSWSLLRNDPSFVSDSFKFLDYQYLTQINIPTVGASGAVFGLLLAFGMIFPNALIYLYFFVPIKAKYFVILYGFFELYSGIMNQPGDNVAHFAHLGGMLFGLILILFWRKKYRSY